The sequence AAAAGTGGAAAGACAAAAGCCGGTACAAGTTGTTTGGAAAGATCAAATTGTAGGAGAAGGTTTTCGTTCAGATTTGATTGTTGAGAATAAGGTTATTGTCGAATTAAAATCGGTACAAGCTGTTGCTCATGTTCATAAGAAACAGTTACTAACCTATCTCAAGTTAACTGATCTGAGATTAGGTCTCTTAATTAACTTTAATGAGACGCTGATTAAAAATGGAATAACACGAATTGTAAACAGACTATTATAAACTTGGCGTCTTGGCGCCTTAGCGAGATAACAACATGAATTTGATTGACGGGAAAAAAGTTGCTGCTGAAATTAAGCAGGAAATAGCAGAAGAGGTTAAAAAACTAATCGACAACGGAGGAAAACAACCTCATTTGGCAGCAATTCTTGTTGGTCATGATGGTGGTAGCGAAACCTATGTTGCCTATAAAATTAAAGATTGCGAGGCGGTTGGTTTTAAATCATCGCTGATTCGATATGAAGATGATGTAACCGAGGAAGAATTACTTGCCAAAGTTGAAGAATTGAATAACGACGATGATCTGGATGGTTTTATTGTTCAGTTGCCACTGCCAAAACACATCTCGGAGCAAAAAGTTATTGAAGCCATCGATCCGAAGAAAGATGTTGATGGATTTCACCCGATAAATGTAGGGCGAATGGTAATTGGATTGCCATCGTTTGTATCGGCAACTCCATACGGAATTGTTGAATTGCTGAAGCGCTACAATATTGAAACCAGTGGTAAAAACTGTGTGGTTTTAGGACGCAGTAACATCGTTGGCCGACCAATGAGTGTGTTGATGTCGCAAAAAGCCATTAACGCCACCGTAACCGTTGCACACAGCCGCACGGCTAACCTGAAAGAGGTTTGTGCCAATGCCGATATTTTAATTGTTGCAATGGGTGTTCCGGAGTTCGTAACTGCCGATATGGTTAAGGAAGGAGCTGTTGTTATCGACGTGGGTACCACTCGTGTAAAATCAGATAAAACAAAATCTGGCTTTAAACTAAAAGGTGATGTTTTGTATGATGAAGTTGCACCAAAATGTTCGTACATAACGCCGGTGCCGGGAGGTGTTGGACCGATGACTCGCACATCGTTGCTCTTAAATACGCTGCTGTCGGCAAAAAAAGAAATCTACAAATAAGCACGATATTTTTTACAGAAAAGGGGACAGAATTATGTCCCCTTTTTTTATGCTGCCTACCAAATAGTTAGTTCTGGATTTTTGTTTGTAGAACCAATATAAATAGCATTTTTTGCCACGGAATAAATCTGCTACGTGACACATTATGAATATTTGTCAAATATTTTTCTATTTTTGAAATCTAACTAAGTCCAAAAACCAAAATATTGAAGAATGGAAAGTGGTGATACCAAGGAGGGAGCTAAGTTTAAAGACAGTAAATTCAAGCAAGAGATTCATTCAAAAGTTATCCGTGCAGGAAAAAGAACTTATTTTTTCGATGTAAAAAGCACCAGAAATGATGAGTATTACCTAACCATCACCGAAAGCAAAAAACGCTTTGGCGAAAATGGTAAATTCTCTTACGAAAAACACAAAATCTTTTTATACCGGGAGGACTTCACCAAGTTTATTGAAAGTTTGCAGGAAGTTGTTGATTTTATTCACGACAAGCAACCTGAAGAGGTGCGTGAAGAAACAGCGCCCGTAAATGAACCCGAGGAAGAAGTTGCCGTTGAAAAAGAAAAAGCTCCTGTAAAAGACTACACCAGCGTAGAGTTCGAGGATATTTAATTTTTCTGTTATTTATCCCAACTCGCTTAATTCAAGCCAGCGTAGCTCTTTTTCGTCGAGCAGTGTTTTAACTTTTTCCAGCTCAAGCGATTTTTCATAGAGTTGATCATGGGGGAGTTCTCCTGAATTCATAAGGTTTTCCAGTTCTTCTTTTTGAAGTTCCAGTTCTGGAATTTCGTTTTCCAATTGCTCGAATTCCCGTTTCTCGTTATACGATAATTTCTTTTTCGTTTGTGCCGGAGCAGATTTTTCTGTAGCCCCTGCCTGTGCTTTCGTTTCGGCTTTTATTTTTGCTTCAACTCTGGCTTTTTGTTGTTGCTCCTCTTCAACCTTGTTTCTATAAACCGTATAATTTCCGGGGAAATCAGTGATCTTTCCTTCGCCTTCAAAAACAAAGAGGTGATCCACAATTTTATCCATAAAAAAGCGGTCGTGCGAAACAACCAATACACATCCGGCAAACGACTGCAGATATTCTTCCAGTATATTAAGCGTCATAATATCCAGGTCGTTGGTAGGCTCATCAAGAATGAGAAAATTGGGATTTTGCATTAAAACCGTACAGAGGTATAAGCGGCGCTGCTCGCCACCACTCAGCTTTTCAATGTAGTTGTATTGCGTTTCCGGCGGAAAAAGAAAATGTGTCAACATTTGCGTGGCACTCATTTTCGAGCCATCTTCAAAATGGATGAACTCGGCAATTTTCTGCACTGCCTCGATTACTTTTTCCTGCGGATCGAAATTGATTCCTTCCTGTCGGTAGTAACCAAATTTTATCGTCTGGCCAATGTCGATCGTTCCTGAATCAGGATTGAGCGAATGTGTCAATAGGTTCAGAAAAGTTGATTTTCCGGTACCGTTTTTACCCACAATTCCTACTTTCTCGAAACGTTGAAATTTATACGAAAAATCTTCGATCAACTTTACGCCGGGAAACGATTTGGAAACATGTTCCAGCTCCACAATCTTTTTACCCAATCGTGCCGATTTTACATTCATTTCTACCTTGTCTTCACGAATATTCTGCGAGGCTTTATCTTTCAGGTCCTGAAATGCATCGACACGGTATTTTGCTTTATGGCTTCTGGCTTTTGGCATCCGGCGCATCCATTCAATTTCGGTGCGCATCAGGTTTTTAGCCTTGGTAATGCTGGCCTGTTGCATGGCAATACGTTCATCGCGCTTTTCCAAGAAATACGAGTAGTTGCCCTGGTAGCGATAAATCTGGTTATCCTCCATTTCAATAATCTCGTTACAAACACGATCAAGGAAATAGCGGTCGTGGGTAACCATAAGCAATGTTGCTTTTGTCTTTCCCAGGTAGGCTTCCAGCCATTCAATCATTTCCAGATCGAGGTGGTTGGTCGGCTCGTCAAGAATCAGTAAATCGGGTTGGTTAATCAGCACTTTTGCCAGCGCCAGTCGTTTTTGCTGCCCACCGGAAAGTTCTGCAACTTTTTGCTCCAGGAAATTAATCTTGAGCTCTGTCAGGATCTGCTTAATTTCCACTTCAATGGCCCAGGCATTCAGCTCGTCCATTTTTGCCGAAATAGCTGTAATCTCATCCTGTTTGTTGTGGGCTACCGCCAGTTCGAAAGCTTTTACTGTTTTTATCTTTTCGTTGTCGCTTTCAAAAAC comes from uncultured Draconibacterium sp. and encodes:
- a CDS encoding GxxExxY protein, with the protein product MTENEISKIIVNTCYEIHVELGSGLLESVYEKILYLELKSQGLKVERQKPVQVVWKDQIVGEGFRSDLIVENKVIVELKSVQAVAHVHKKQLLTYLKLTDLRLGLLINFNETLIKNGITRIVNRLL
- a CDS encoding ABC-F family ATP-binding cassette domain-containing protein — encoded protein: MKPFLQAENLSKRWGELMLFENISFTVFEGAKVALIAKNGTGKSSLLDLLAGKESPDEGIITLSNDVKMGYFEQIPDLNPNNTVIEEVFESDNEKIKTVKAFELAVAHNKQDEITAISAKMDELNAWAIEVEIKQILTELKINFLEQKVAELSGGQQKRLALAKVLINQPDLLILDEPTNHLDLEMIEWLEAYLGKTKATLLMVTHDRYFLDRVCNEIIEMEDNQIYRYQGNYSYFLEKRDERIAMQQASITKAKNLMRTEIEWMRRMPKARSHKAKYRVDAFQDLKDKASQNIREDKVEMNVKSARLGKKIVELEHVSKSFPGVKLIEDFSYKFQRFEKVGIVGKNGTGKSTFLNLLTHSLNPDSGTIDIGQTIKFGYYRQEGINFDPQEKVIEAVQKIAEFIHFEDGSKMSATQMLTHFLFPPETQYNYIEKLSGGEQRRLYLCTVLMQNPNFLILDEPTNDLDIMTLNILEEYLQSFAGCVLVVSHDRFFMDKIVDHLFVFEGEGKITDFPGNYTVYRNKVEEEQQQKARVEAKIKAETKAQAGATEKSAPAQTKKKLSYNEKREFEQLENEIPELELQKEELENLMNSGELPHDQLYEKSLELEKVKTLLDEKELRWLELSELG
- the folD gene encoding bifunctional methylenetetrahydrofolate dehydrogenase/methenyltetrahydrofolate cyclohydrolase FolD; amino-acid sequence: MNLIDGKKVAAEIKQEIAEEVKKLIDNGGKQPHLAAILVGHDGGSETYVAYKIKDCEAVGFKSSLIRYEDDVTEEELLAKVEELNNDDDLDGFIVQLPLPKHISEQKVIEAIDPKKDVDGFHPINVGRMVIGLPSFVSATPYGIVELLKRYNIETSGKNCVVLGRSNIVGRPMSVLMSQKAINATVTVAHSRTANLKEVCANADILIVAMGVPEFVTADMVKEGAVVIDVGTTRVKSDKTKSGFKLKGDVLYDEVAPKCSYITPVPGGVGPMTRTSLLLNTLLSAKKEIYK
- a CDS encoding DUF3276 family protein, yielding MESGDTKEGAKFKDSKFKQEIHSKVIRAGKRTYFFDVKSTRNDEYYLTITESKKRFGENGKFSYEKHKIFLYREDFTKFIESLQEVVDFIHDKQPEEVREETAPVNEPEEEVAVEKEKAPVKDYTSVEFEDI